A single window of Nicotiana sylvestris chromosome 3, ASM39365v2, whole genome shotgun sequence DNA harbors:
- the LOC104211349 gene encoding glycerol kinase encodes MSDEEVFIGSIDQGTTSTRFIIYDRLARAVGSHQVEFTQFYPQAGWVEHDPMEIVESVRICMAKALDKATADGHNVDSGLKAIGLTNQRETTVVWSKSTGLPLYNAIVWMDVRTSSICRKLEKELPGGRTHFVESCGLPISTYFSALKLLWLLDNVDGLSEAVKKGDAVFGTIDTWLIWNLTGGVENGLHVTDVSNASRTMLMNLKTLDWDKSTLDTLGIPANILPKIISNSEIIGNITKGWPITGIPIAGCLGDQHAAMVGQSCRKGEAKSTYGTGAFILLNTGEEMIKSNHGLLSTVAYKLGPKAPVNYALEGSIAIAGAAVQWLRDSLGIISSANEIEDLASKVTSTGGVYFVPAFNGLFAPWWRDDARGICVGITRFTNKSHIARAVLESMCFQVKDVLDSMHKDAAQKSDGKTEGTEFLLRVDGGATVNNLLMQIQADLLGSPVVRPADIETTALGAAYAAGLAVGVYTQDEIFSSGEKMKKATTFKPVLEEELRKKKVDSWCLAVSRSFDLADLSL; translated from the exons atgtCTGATGAAGAGGTGTTTATTGGGTCCATTGATCAAGGCACCACTAGCACTCGATTCATAATCTATGACCGTTTGGCTCGCGCCGTTGGATCTCACCAGGTTGAATTCACTCAGTTTTACCCACAAGCAGG ATGGGTGGAACACGACCCAATGGAGATTGTAGAGAGTGTGAGGATCTGTATGGCAAAGGCTCTTGATAAGGCTACTGCTGATGGACATAACGTGGATAGTGGACTCAAAGCTATTGGGCTTACAAATCAGCGAGAGACCACTGTTGTGTGGAGCAAATCCACAGGGCTACCTCTTTACAACGCCATTGTTTGGATGGATGTCCGTACGAGTTCTATTTGCAG AAAATTGGAGAAAGAATTGCCAGGGGGACGGACTCATTTTGTTGAGAGTTGTGGTTTGCCTATAAGCACTTACTTCAGTGCATTGAAGCTTTTGTGGCTGTTGGATAATGTGGATGGGTTGAGTGAAGCTGTTAAAAAAGGGGATGCCGTGTTTGGAACTATAGACACCTGGTTAATTTGGAACCTTACAGGAGGTGTGGAGAACGGTTTACATGTCACTGATGTCTCCAATGCATCGAGAACTATGCTGATGAATCTTAAAACCCTTGACTGGGATAAATCCACACTTGACACCTTAGGAATTCCTGCGAATATTTTGCCAAAAATTATTAGCAATTCTGAGATTATTGGCAACATTACTAAAGGATGGCCAATCACAGGAATCCCTATCGCGGGATGTCTTGGTGATCAACATGCAGCAATGGTTGGTCAATCTTGCCGGAAAGGTGAGGCCAAAAGCACCTATGGAACCGGAGCTTTCATTCTTCTGAACACAGGTGAAGAGATGATTAAGTCAAATCATGGGCTGCTAAGCACAGTAGCCTACAAGCTGGGGCCAAAAGCACCTGTCAATTATGCTTTAGAAGGCTCCATTGCCATTGCTGGTGCTGCTGTTCAGTGGCTTAGGGACAGTCTTGGCATTATCAGCTCCGCTAACGAAATCGAGGATTTGGCATCAAAAGTTACCTCAACCGGAGGAGTGTATTTCGTTCCAGCATTTAATGGATTGTTTGCTCCATGGTGGCGTGATGACGCTCGGGGGATTTGTGTTGGTATAACTAGATTTACCAACAAGTCTCACATTGCTCGGGCTGTACTTGAAAGCATGTGCTTTCAGGTAAAAGATGTGCTTGATTCCATGCACAAGGATGCTGCACAGAAAAGTGATGGTAAGACTGAAGGGACGGAATTCTTACTCCGTGTAGATGGTGGCGCTACAGTCAACAACCTTTTGATGCAAATTCAG GCTGACTTGTTGGGTAGTCCGGTTGTAAGACCAGCTGATATAGAAACAACAGCTCTTGGGGCAGCCTATGCTGCTGGATTAGCAGTTGGAGTCTATACGCAGGATGAGATATTTTCTTCAGGGGAAAAGATGAAGAAAGCGACTACATTCAAACCCGTGTTAGAAGAAgaattgaggaagaagaaggtgGATTCTTGGTGCTTAGCTGTTTCAAGATCGTTTGACCTGGCTGATTTATCTCTATAA